The Thermodesulfobacteriota bacterium nucleotide sequence CCAGGGGGTAGGTGCACACCGAGACGATCTCATAGAAGAGATACAGGGTGAACATGTTACCGGCCATGGCGCCACCCACCGCGCCAAAGAGGGCCAGGGCGAAGCAGGCGGAGAACCGGGTCTGGGCATGCTCGTGCAGGCCCCGCATGTAGCCCAGGGAGTACCACACCGCCAGCATCCACAGGAAGGAGGCCACCAGGGCGAAGACCATGCCGAAGGCGTCAACCCGGAAGGTCACCGACAGACCGGGCAGGATCTTGAACAGGGTGTACTCGACCCGGTTGCCGGCCCAGACAATGGGCAGGATGAAGTAGGCGATAATCCCGAACTTGACGACAGCGGCGGTAAAGTGCACCCCCTCCCGCAGGTTGCCGTTCCGGCGGGTCAGCAGGATGCCGATGACGCCGGTCAAGGACGTCAGGAGGGCCCAGACGGGCGCGGGCGATACGACGGTCTCCATAACGGTCTCCCTTCCCTCCTATCCTTTCAGCTCCGCCACATCGTCAACGACGATGGACTTGTAGTTGCGGTAGACGGCCAGGATGATCGACAGAGCGATGGCCGCCTCGGCGGCGGCGATGCCCATGATGAACAGGGTGAAGACCTGACCGGACACCGGATCCGGCACCAGGAAGCGGTTGAAGGCCATGAAGTTGATCGAGGCGCCGGACAGGATCAGCTCCGAGGCGATGAGCATACCGATCAGGGTGCGGCGGTGGATGATACCGTAGATGCCGATGGCAAACATGAAGGCACCCACGATGAGGTAGGTCTGCAGGTTGGCTGCGAGGGTCAGCATTTCAGGTCCCCCTTCCGGAACGGGCCAGCACCAGGGAGCCGACGATGGCCACCAGAAGCACCACCGAGATGAGCTCGAACACCATGCTGTAGCTGGTCAAGAGCTCCTGGCCAATGCGCTCAATGGAGCCGTCCCCCACCCGCTCCGCCGCCGCTGGCCAGTTGGTCAGGGCACCCAGCTGGGCCAGGCCCGCGAACAGGGCCAGGCCGGTCAGGCCCCCCAGGAGTGCGGTCACTGGCCCGGAGCCCGCCACATCCCTGGGCTGGGGGTCGGCAAGCATCACCGCGAAGACGATGGTGACACAGACCGCGCCGACATAGATCAGGATCTGCATGATCGACACGAAGGGGCTCTCCAGATAATAGTAGAGGCCGGCCACCCCCAGGAACGAGAGGGCCAGGCCGGCCACCGCGCGCACCAGGCGAGCTGAGCCGACGGCAATGATGGCGCCCACAACCGTCACCACCAGCACCCCCAAAAAGACGAGACCGGACATCCCGTCGGCCGAGAGCAGGACAGGGTTCATGGCTTGCGCTCCTTGAGCCTTTTCACCAGGTCGAAGACGAAGTCCTCCCGGCGTTGGCTGGCCAGGTTGTAGTCCATGGAGAAGCGGATCGCGCCGGGCTTGCAGTTCTCGACACACTGGCCGCACAGACTGCACTTGGTGAAGTCGAGGGTGTACTCGGTGAGCACCTTCTTCTTGGTGGCCTCGTCCTTGGCGCCCGAGACGCTGATGCAGTCCGAGGGACAGCCCTTCTGGCACAGGCCACAGACGATGCAGATGGACTCGCCGGTCTCCGGATCCGGGGTCAGCTCAATATGGCCCCGGAAGCGGGGCTTCATCTTGAGGCTCTGGTGGGGGTACTGGACCGTGACCACCGGCCCCACCATGTGCTTGAAGGTGATGCCCAGCCCGACCGCCAGGCTGGTGGCGCCGTCGATGATCTCTTTGAAGTAGCCACTCATGACCCGAGCACCTTGAGCGTTGCAGCGGTGAGGAGGAGATTCACCAGGGAGTAAGGGATCAGGATCTTCCACGACAGATTCAGGAGGCCATAAAAGGTGGTACGCGGGTACGTCCAGCGGACCCACATCACAACGTAGATCAGGAAGTAAACCTTCAGCAGGAACCAGTGGATGCCGGGGAAGAGCCCGAAGGGGCACTGCCAGCCGCCCAGGAAGAGGATGACCGCCAGGGCGCAGCCGACAAAGACGTTGGCATACTCACCCAGGAAGAAGACACCGAAGCCCATGCCCGAGTATTCGGTGAAGGCGCCGGCCACCAGCTCGCTTTCCGCCTCCACCATGTCGAAGGGGGCGCGGTTGGTCTCCGCCATGGAGCAGATGAAGAAGAGCAGAAAGGAGATCGGGGCAAGCGGCGTTTCCCAGATCCGGAACACATACCACTGCAGGATGTTGGGCTGCTGGCGGACAATCTCGTTGAGGTTCATGGTACCGGTCACCATCACCATGGTGATGATGATGATGAGCATGGGGATCTCATAGGCCAGGTTCTGCGAAACGGCGCGGGCCGCCGAGATGACAGCATATTTGTTGGCCGAGCCCCAGCCGGCCAGGAGCAGGCCCAGAACAGTCACCGAGGCGAAGGCCAGGATGAGGATGATACCGACGTTGATATCCCGGACCACCAGGCTCTCGGAGAAGGGCAGCACCACATAGGACATCACCGCCGGCGTCATGACCATAAGCGGTGCCACCCGAAACAGGGTGGCGTCGGCATCCCGCGGTATGATGAGCTGCTTGCTCATGAGCTTGATGCCGTCGGCAAAGGACTGCAGGATGCCAAAGGGTCCCACCTCCTTGGGCCCGATCCGGACCTGGATGTGGCCGGCGACCTTGCGCTCCAGCCACACCAGAAAGGAGGCGTTCAGGGCGACAAAGGCCAGCACCACCACCAGGCCGCCGATCAACCAGGACAGTTCGAATTGCGAGCTCATGGGCAACGATACCCTCCGACCCCAGTGGGCAGGGCCTTGTAGGACTAGCGATCGATCTCCGGGATGACCAGGTCGAGGCTGCCCATGATGGCGATGGCATCGGCAAGCAGGCAGCCCTGGCTGACCTCGGCAAAGAGACTCAGGTTGGAGAAGGACGGCGACCTGAGCTTCAGGCGGTATGGGGTGTTGGTGCCGTCGCTCACCAGATGGATGCCGAACTCGCCCCGCGCCGCCTCCACCGCACAATAGATGTCGCCCTTGGGCGGCTTCAGGATCTTCGGCACCTTCTCGGCCTTGTAGGGTCCGTCCGGCAGCTTGTCCAGGGCCTGCTCGATGATGCGGCAGCTCTCCAGCATCTCGTCCATGCGCACCATGTAGCGGGCCATGGAGTCGCCTTCCGAGTAGATGGGCACGTTGAACTCGAAATCCTTGTACACCGAGTAGGGCTCGTTCTTCCGGACATCGTAGGAAACCCCGGAGCCCCGCAGCACCGGGCCGGTGGCCCCGTACTTGCGGCAGGTCTCAGGGCTGATGTAGCCAATGTCCTTGAGCCGCTTGATCAGAATGATGTTGGTGGTCACCAGCTTGTGGTACATGGGCACCCGGGCGCGCATCCGCTGCACGAACTCCCGGGTGCCGGCGATGAATTCCTCGTCGATGTCGTTGTACACGCCGCCGAAGCGGAAGTAGCAGTAGGTGAGCCGGGCACCGGTCACCATCTCCAGAAGATCCAGAAGCCGCTCCCTGTCGTCAAAGGCGTAGAGGAGCGGGGTGAAGCCGCCCAGGTCCAGGACATAGGCCCCGAACCACAGCAGATGGCTGGAGATGCGGTTGAGCTCGGTGGTGATCACCCGGATGTACTCGGCCCGGGGTGGCACCTCGATACCGGCGGCCCGCTCCACGGCGCAGACATGGCCGTGGTTGTAGGACAGGGCCGACAGGTAGTCCATCCGTGCCGGATTGGGCAGAAACTGGGCGTAGGTGCGGTTTTCACCCATCTTCTCGTGCATGCGATGGATATAGCCCAGGACCGGCTCGGCCTCGGCGATGTACTCGCCGTCCATCACCAGCTTGACCCGGAGCACGCCGTGGGTGCTCGGGTGCTGGGGACCGAGATTGAGGACAAAGGTCTCCTTCTGGAAGCTCGGAGTGACGTGGGCGAGGGGGCTCATCCGTTCAGTCCTTTGAAATCCTTCCGGAGGGGATGGAAATCGGCATCCTCGGGCAGGAGCAGCGGCACCAGGTAGGGATGGCCCGCAAAGCGGATGCCGAAAAAGTCATGGGTCTCCCGCTCGTGCCAGTTGGCACCGGGGTAGATGCCGGAGATGCTGGGCACCTCCGGGTTGTCCCGGGGAGCCCGGGTGCGGATCACCACCCGGCAGGTCTCCTGGACATGGGCGAAGTGGTAGACCACCTCCATCTCCCCGGCGGCCAGCCAGTCCACCCCGCAGACATCCTCCAGGAAGAAGCCCAGCCCGTCCACCGCCTTGACCGCGGCGAGCACCTGGTCCACCGCCACCGCCGCGTCCACGTGGTAGCCCTTGGCCTTGTAATCGGTCTCCTGGACCCCTTCCGGGGTGATGGCCGCCAGGGCGGCCCGGGCCTTGTCGCGCAGCATGTCAGACGGCCTCCACCCGGGGCCACCGGCGATGGCCCGTAATCTTCTCTTCCAGGGCCATGATGCCCTCCAGGAGGGCCTCTGGCCGCGGCGGGCAGCCAGGGATGTAGATATCCACCGGCAGGAACTTGTCCGCCCCCTCAACGATGCCGTACTGGCCTTCGAAGACGAAGGGGCCACCCGAGATGGCGCAGTTGCCCATGGCGATGACCCACTTGGGCTCGGGCATCTGGTCATAGAGGGTCTGGACGGCCGGTGCCATCTTGCGGCTGATGGTGCCGGCCACGATCATCACGTCCGCCTGCCGGGCGGAGGGGCGAAAAACCCCGGCCCCGAAACGGTCGATGTCGAAACGGCAGGCACCGGTGGCCATCATCTCGATGGCGCAGCAGGCAAGGCCAAAGGTCATAGGCCACAGGGAATTGGCCCGGCCGATGGCCAGGACCTTGTCCACAGCCGCGAACTGGATTACTGGCGAGTGTAGGTTTTGCGCTCCCACGTGAAAACTCCCTTCTTCCAGGCATAGACGATGGCCAGGGACAGGATGCCGACGAAGATGACGATCTCCACCAGGGACCGGATCCCGGCGACCTCCTTGTAGGTCAGGGCCACCGGAAAGAGGTAAAGGACGTCGACATCGAAGGCGATGAACATCAGGGCATACAGGTAGTAGACGATGCCGAAGCGGATCCAGGCGGGCCCGATGGGGTCCATGCCGCATTCGTAGATCTGCAGCGTCCTGGGGCGGATGCCTCGGGGGGCCAGGAGGTTGGCGATGATGAAGGGGCCGATCGCAAAGACCAGCCCGCCCAGGAAGAAGGCCACCACGAAGAGGTGGTCATAAAGAGCGGTTTGCTGCACGGCGCGCACTCCTTGGAAAAGGGTTGTTCATGGGCGGCAGCGTTCCGGGTTTCTTAATGCATGCAATCAGGGTTGTCAAGGAAATACTGAATGATGATTCAGAAAGGCTCATCCCCGCCAGGCCGCGGCCGGTGCCGGCTGGCGGGCAGCGGCCCGGCCATGGAGCGTCCTGGCCGGGCTCTCCATGGGCTGACTGCTGAAAACAATTCATCCTCGATGCCCGTTGTGGCCCGAGGCCAGGCGCCCCCTTTTGCCTCCACCATGGTAGAATGCCGTCCATGCGCCGCCTCTTCGAAGTCATGATCCTTTCCGTGGCCCTCCTGGGCCTGGTCCTCTTCTTCCTGACCCCGCCGCCAGGCCGGCAGGATGGCAGCGCCCTTCGGGGTGACCGGTCACGTCCCGCAGGGGGCGGAGCTGGCTCTGCAGCTGGGACGGGCGAGGAGCGGCCGGAGAAAGGCTTGGGCCCTGGAGAGGACGCTCCGCCCACCGCCCACCGTATCCAGCAGCGGGCCGGCATCGGCCGGGAGGAAAGGGCGCCGGGCCGGATCCCCGGAGAGTGGATCGTCCGTTTCGCCAGCCAGGCCGACCTGGAGGCCTTCCTGGCCCGGGCGGCTGCTTTGGGACTGGTGGCGGTGGATCGGCTGGACGGTCTTCTGGCGGTGCGGGTGCGGGGCAGCCGCGCCCAGCTGGAGGCGGCCCTGGCCGGCAGCACCGGGCCCTTTGAGCTGGCCGGCAACTTCCGGATCTCGGCCCCGGATCGGCCGCCGCCCCCTCCGGACGTAGACGTGGATTCCCTGCAGCCCTTCGGGGACACGGCGCCGGAATGGCTGGGAGCCGACCCCGCCTGCCCCGGGCAAGGTAGTGGCGTCACGGTGGCGGTGCTGGACACCGGCATCCGGCCTCATCCCACCCTGGCGTCGGCGCGGATCAGATCCCTGGATCTGCTGGGCGACCAGGCGGCGGCAGCGGGCGACTACGCCGGCCACGGCTCAGCCATCGCCAGCCTGATCGCCGGCAGCCATCCCCTGGCCCCGGGCATGGCCCCCCAGGCCGAGATCCTGGACATCCGGGTTCTGGATGCCAACGGCGTCGGCGATGTTTTCACCTTGGCCAAGGGGATCACGGCGGCCGCTGACGCCGGCGCCCAGATCATCAACCTCAGCCTGGGCGGCTACGGCTACCCCCCCGTCCTCCAGGAGGCCATCCGCTATGCCAGCGCCCAGGGCGCTCTGGTCGTGGCGGCGGCGGGCAACGACGGTGGCAGCGCTGTCCTCTATCCTGCCCGCTCCCCGGAGGTGGTGGCGGTGGGCGCCGTCGATGCGAAGGGTGCCCACGTCCCCTATTCCAATCAGGGCCAGGACCTGGACCTGGTCGCCCCGGGCTTTGGCGTCAACGCCGCCTGGGTCGAGGACCAGCTGGTGCTCTTCAGCGGCACGTCGGCAGCCACCGCCCTGGTCTCCGGCCTGGCGGCCGTGCTGTTGTCCCGAGGCCAGACGGATCTCACCCCGGAGGGCCTGGCGGACCTCCTGGTGGAAATCAGCCGCGATGCCGGCGAGCCGGGCAGGGACGACCGGTTCGGCGCCGGCATCCCGGCCCTTCCCCCCTGCCCCTGGTAAGACCGGCATCCCTTCCTGAGGAGGCCCCTTAGTGTACGACGTCATCATCGTCGGCGCCGGCCCGGCCGGCATCTTCACCGCCCTGACCCTGGCCGAGCTTGGCGGCGGCCGGATCCTCCTTCTGGAGCAAGGCCCGGATATCCATGAGCGCCAG carries:
- a CDS encoding NADH-quinone oxidoreductase subunit C — translated: MLRDKARAALAAITPEGVQETDYKAKGYHVDAAVAVDQVLAAVKAVDGLGFFLEDVCGVDWLAAGEMEVVYHFAHVQETCRVVIRTRAPRDNPEVPSISGIYPGANWHERETHDFFGIRFAGHPYLVPLLLPEDADFHPLRKDFKGLNG
- the nuoH gene encoding NADH-quinone oxidoreductase subunit NuoH, producing MSSQFELSWLIGGLVVVLAFVALNASFLVWLERKVAGHIQVRIGPKEVGPFGILQSFADGIKLMSKQLIIPRDADATLFRVAPLMVMTPAVMSYVVLPFSESLVVRDINVGIILILAFASVTVLGLLLAGWGSANKYAVISAARAVSQNLAYEIPMLIIIITMVMVTGTMNLNEIVRQQPNILQWYVFRIWETPLAPISFLLFFICSMAETNRAPFDMVEAESELVAGAFTEYSGMGFGVFFLGEYANVFVGCALAVILFLGGWQCPFGLFPGIHWFLLKVYFLIYVVMWVRWTYPRTTFYGLLNLSWKILIPYSLVNLLLTAATLKVLGS
- a CDS encoding NADH-quinone oxidoreductase subunit J, which codes for MNPVLLSADGMSGLVFLGVLVVTVVGAIIAVGSARLVRAVAGLALSFLGVAGLYYYLESPFVSIMQILIYVGAVCVTIVFAVMLADPQPRDVAGSGPVTALLGGLTGLALFAGLAQLGALTNWPAAAERVGDGSIERIGQELLTSYSMVFELISVVLLVAIVGSLVLARSGRGT
- a CDS encoding S8 family serine peptidase — encoded protein: MRRLFEVMILSVALLGLVLFFLTPPPGRQDGSALRGDRSRPAGGGAGSAAGTGEERPEKGLGPGEDAPPTAHRIQQRAGIGREERAPGRIPGEWIVRFASQADLEAFLARAAALGLVAVDRLDGLLAVRVRGSRAQLEAALAGSTGPFELAGNFRISAPDRPPPPPDVDVDSLQPFGDTAPEWLGADPACPGQGSGVTVAVLDTGIRPHPTLASARIRSLDLLGDQAAAAGDYAGHGSAIASLIAGSHPLAPGMAPQAEILDIRVLDANGVGDVFTLAKGITAAADAGAQIINLSLGGYGYPPVLQEAIRYASAQGALVVAAAGNDGGSAVLYPARSPEVVAVGAVDAKGAHVPYSNQGQDLDLVAPGFGVNAAWVEDQLVLFSGTSAATALVSGLAAVLLSRGQTDLTPEGLADLLVEISRDAGEPGRDDRFGAGIPALPPCPW
- a CDS encoding NADH-quinone oxidoreductase subunit I, encoding MSGYFKEIIDGATSLAVGLGITFKHMVGPVVTVQYPHQSLKMKPRFRGHIELTPDPETGESICIVCGLCQKGCPSDCISVSGAKDEATKKKVLTEYTLDFTKCSLCGQCVENCKPGAIRFSMDYNLASQRREDFVFDLVKRLKERKP
- the nuoK gene encoding NADH-quinone oxidoreductase subunit NuoK; this encodes MLTLAANLQTYLIVGAFMFAIGIYGIIHRRTLIGMLIASELILSGASINFMAFNRFLVPDPVSGQVFTLFIMGIAAAEAAIALSIILAVYRNYKSIVVDDVAELKG
- a CDS encoding NADH-quinone oxidoreductase subunit D, which encodes MSPLAHVTPSFQKETFVLNLGPQHPSTHGVLRVKLVMDGEYIAEAEPVLGYIHRMHEKMGENRTYAQFLPNPARMDYLSALSYNHGHVCAVERAAGIEVPPRAEYIRVITTELNRISSHLLWFGAYVLDLGGFTPLLYAFDDRERLLDLLEMVTGARLTYCYFRFGGVYNDIDEEFIAGTREFVQRMRARVPMYHKLVTTNIILIKRLKDIGYISPETCRKYGATGPVLRGSGVSYDVRKNEPYSVYKDFEFNVPIYSEGDSMARYMVRMDEMLESCRIIEQALDKLPDGPYKAEKVPKILKPPKGDIYCAVEAARGEFGIHLVSDGTNTPYRLKLRSPSFSNLSLFAEVSQGCLLADAIAIMGSLDLVIPEIDR
- a CDS encoding NADH-quinone oxidoreductase subunit A, producing the protein MQQTALYDHLFVVAFFLGGLVFAIGPFIIANLLAPRGIRPRTLQIYECGMDPIGPAWIRFGIVYYLYALMFIAFDVDVLYLFPVALTYKEVAGIRSLVEIVIFVGILSLAIVYAWKKGVFTWERKTYTRQ
- the nuoB gene encoding NADH-quinone oxidoreductase subunit NuoB, with the translated sequence MGAQNLHSPVIQFAAVDKVLAIGRANSLWPMTFGLACCAIEMMATGACRFDIDRFGAGVFRPSARQADVMIVAGTISRKMAPAVQTLYDQMPEPKWVIAMGNCAISGGPFVFEGQYGIVEGADKFLPVDIYIPGCPPRPEALLEGIMALEEKITGHRRWPRVEAV